From Burkholderia pseudomultivorans, the proteins below share one genomic window:
- the hpaD gene encoding 3,4-dihydroxyphenylacetate 2,3-dioxygenase, which translates to MGKLSLAAKITHVPSMYLSELPGRHHGCREAAIRGHQLIGERCRALGVDTIVVSDVHWLVNAGYHVNCNARFAGTYTSNELPHFIRDMTYAYPGNPALGRLIAETASERGIATRAHEIDSLELEYGTLVPMRYMNGDQHFKVVSIAGWCMWHQLDESRRFGEALLEAIEKSDSNVAFLASGSLSHRFNDNGSPEESIHEISREFFRQVDLRVVELWKQGDFKTFCAMLPDYNTHCHGEGGMHDTAMLLGLLGWDRYNKPVEIVTDYFASSGTGQINAIFPLC; encoded by the coding sequence ATGGGCAAACTGTCCCTCGCCGCGAAGATCACGCACGTGCCGTCGATGTACCTGTCGGAGCTGCCCGGCAGGCATCACGGCTGTCGTGAAGCGGCGATCCGCGGCCATCAGCTGATCGGCGAGCGCTGCCGCGCGCTCGGCGTCGACACGATCGTCGTGTCGGACGTGCACTGGCTCGTCAATGCCGGCTATCACGTGAACTGCAACGCGCGGTTTGCCGGCACGTACACGAGCAACGAACTGCCGCATTTCATCCGCGACATGACGTACGCGTATCCGGGCAATCCCGCGCTCGGCCGGCTGATCGCCGAAACGGCCAGCGAACGCGGGATCGCGACGCGCGCGCACGAGATCGACAGCCTCGAACTCGAATACGGCACGCTCGTGCCGATGCGCTACATGAACGGCGACCAGCACTTCAAGGTCGTGTCGATCGCGGGCTGGTGCATGTGGCATCAGCTCGACGAAAGCCGCCGCTTCGGCGAGGCGCTGCTCGAAGCGATCGAGAAGAGCGATTCGAACGTCGCGTTCCTCGCGAGCGGATCGCTGTCGCACCGCTTCAACGACAACGGCAGCCCGGAGGAATCGATCCACGAGATCAGCCGCGAGTTTTTCCGCCAGGTCGACCTGCGCGTGGTCGAGCTCTGGAAGCAGGGCGATTTCAAGACGTTCTGCGCGATGCTGCCCGACTACAACACGCATTGCCACGGCGAGGGCGGGATGCACGACACCGCGATGCTGCTCGGGCTGCTCGGCTGGGACCGTTACAACAAGCCGGTCGAGATCGTCACCGACTACTTCGCGAGTTCGGGGACGGGGCAGATCAATGCGATTTTTCCGCTGTGCTGA
- a CDS encoding SDR family oxidoreductase, which translates to MLIWKTALSLNWRTSLVSPASAPVAAANVERLVLTGATGFIGSTVLTALVNAGLLERIVCVVRAQDRGHAVARLREAALRAGLAPYWASRLGDANVIVGALGEVWRGADAARLAGATHVIHCAGHASPADGAHLQADLADALGFAERFARSPRLQRFVYVGTAFAHAGRGGIVHEQPADDAAAATADTTGDGARLPGAVLAAGYLHAKAETERRLRALGLPLVVVRPSHVVGHTVLGTRPAPNSFWMFRVAHAARRFTARPMTRIDIVAVDDVARATMLLAVKPTLAHDVYHVSAGDEAPQVAQIVRAMDEAAGMTGAPRYAACAPADLPLVVRDVLGRRDPALERVIGKALRRFAEFSTVDRVFDNRRVRDEIDFEPLPFIDYVEECMRTSRGIAVTELMRGALH; encoded by the coding sequence GTGCTGATCTGGAAAACCGCGCTGTCGCTCAACTGGCGCACGAGCCTCGTGTCGCCGGCCAGCGCACCGGTCGCAGCGGCGAACGTCGAACGGCTGGTGCTGACCGGCGCGACCGGCTTCATCGGCAGCACCGTGTTGACCGCGCTCGTCAACGCGGGGCTGCTCGAGCGCATCGTGTGCGTGGTGCGCGCGCAGGATCGCGGCCATGCGGTCGCGCGGCTGCGCGAAGCGGCGCTGCGCGCCGGGCTCGCGCCGTACTGGGCGTCGCGCCTGGGCGACGCGAACGTGATCGTCGGCGCGCTCGGCGAGGTCTGGCGCGGTGCCGACGCGGCGCGCCTCGCGGGCGCGACGCACGTGATCCACTGCGCGGGCCACGCGTCGCCGGCCGACGGCGCGCACCTGCAGGCCGACCTCGCCGATGCGCTGGGCTTCGCCGAACGGTTCGCGCGCTCGCCGCGCCTGCAGCGCTTCGTCTACGTCGGCACCGCGTTCGCCCACGCGGGCCGCGGCGGGATCGTCCACGAACAGCCGGCCGACGATGCGGCCGCGGCCACGGCCGACACGACCGGCGACGGCGCACGGCTGCCGGGCGCCGTGCTCGCGGCCGGCTATCTGCATGCGAAGGCGGAAACGGAGCGGCGTCTGCGCGCGCTCGGGCTGCCGCTCGTCGTCGTGCGGCCGTCGCATGTGGTCGGCCATACGGTGCTCGGCACGCGGCCCGCGCCGAATTCGTTCTGGATGTTCCGGGTCGCACATGCGGCGCGCCGCTTCACCGCGCGGCCGATGACGCGCATCGACATCGTGGCGGTGGACGACGTCGCGCGCGCGACGATGCTGCTGGCCGTCAAGCCGACGCTCGCACACGACGTCTACCACGTGTCGGCCGGCGACGAGGCGCCGCAGGTCGCGCAGATCGTGCGGGCGATGGACGAGGCGGCCGGCATGACGGGGGCGCCGCGCTACGCGGCGTGCGCGCCGGCCGACCTGCCGCTGGTGGTGCGCGACGTGCTGGGCCGTCGCGATCCGGCGCTCGAACGCGTGATCGGCAAGGCGCTGCGCCGTTTCGCGGAATTCTCGACGGTCGATCGCGTATTCGACAACCGCCGCGTGCGCGACGAAATCGATTTCGAGCCGCTGCCGTTCATCGATTACGTCGAGGAATGCATGCGCACGTCACGCGGGATCGCGGTGACCGAACTGATGCGCGGCGCGCTGCACTGA
- the hpaR gene encoding homoprotocatechuate degradation operon regulator HpaR, translating to MNRTLDHRNLAMLLLEARETLMGMFRPILKEFALTEQQWRIIRVLDGEPSEALEAGQIARRCCILSPSLTGVLERMERDGLITRTRAQEDQRRLLVSLTPQSRKLVTEIGPRIDEQYRQLEARFGQDGLDDIYRALDRLIELGSSTP from the coding sequence ATGAACCGTACGCTCGACCATCGCAATCTCGCCATGCTGCTGCTCGAGGCCCGCGAAACGCTGATGGGCATGTTCCGCCCCATTCTCAAGGAATTCGCACTGACCGAACAGCAATGGCGGATCATCCGCGTGCTGGACGGCGAACCGTCGGAAGCGCTCGAAGCCGGCCAGATCGCGCGGCGCTGCTGCATCCTGAGCCCGAGCCTCACGGGCGTGCTCGAACGCATGGAGCGCGACGGCCTGATCACGCGCACGCGCGCGCAGGAGGATCAACGCCGGCTGCTGGTCAGCCTGACGCCGCAAAGCAGGAAGCTCGTCACGGAAATCGGTCCGCGCATCGACGAGCAATACCGGCAGCTCGAGGCGCGCTTCGGCCAGGACGGCCTCGACGACATCTACCGCGCGCTCGACCGGCTGATCGAACTCGGCAGCAGCACGCCCTGA
- a CDS encoding fumarylacetoacetate hydrolase family protein, whose amino-acid sequence MELCCTTAAAPPLPVAIGTVYGALLNERAALDALGEAVHAAPYGRPPQAPILYIKPANTHAADGAAVVVPAGVDALEIGASVAVVFARRATRVPAAHALDYVHGFTLASDVSVPHPDYYRPAVRFKCRDGFCPLGPAIVPAAALADVDAIGLTVRIDGEVAASASTATLIRPVRELIADITSFMSFDAGDVLLLGVAGGAPRARAGSTIEIAADGIGTLRHTLIEEGAR is encoded by the coding sequence ATGGAGCTGTGTTGCACGACCGCCGCGGCGCCGCCGCTGCCGGTGGCGATCGGTACCGTCTACGGTGCGCTGCTCAACGAGCGCGCCGCACTCGACGCGCTCGGGGAAGCCGTCCACGCGGCGCCTTACGGCCGCCCGCCGCAGGCGCCGATCCTTTACATCAAGCCGGCCAACACGCATGCGGCCGACGGCGCGGCCGTCGTCGTGCCGGCGGGCGTCGATGCGCTGGAGATCGGCGCGTCGGTGGCCGTCGTGTTCGCGCGCCGCGCGACGCGCGTGCCGGCCGCGCACGCGCTCGACTACGTGCACGGCTTCACGCTCGCGAGCGACGTGTCGGTGCCGCATCCCGACTATTACCGTCCGGCCGTGCGCTTCAAGTGCCGCGACGGCTTTTGCCCGCTGGGCCCGGCCATCGTGCCGGCCGCCGCGCTGGCCGACGTCGATGCGATCGGGCTGACCGTGCGGATCGACGGCGAAGTCGCGGCATCCGCGTCGACCGCCACGCTGATCCGTCCGGTGCGCGAGTTGATCGCCGACATCACGTCGTTCATGTCGTTCGACGCGGGCGACGTGCTGCTGCTCGGCGTCGCCGGCGGTGCGCCGCGCGCCCGCGCGGGCAGTACGATCGAGATCGCCGCCGACGGCATCGGCACGCTGCGGCACACGCTGATCGAGGAGGGCGCACGATGA
- a CDS encoding DUF3564 family protein: MRLTIRINGSESATPQSFAVLWVDTDEGLWSREAHQGIDLPTWGKVRDVEGAMALCAADGGNAVCQLQGLSFGATQREQGAAVLAGDHPDGAWRLQEVDRCTTQPEYHEFISVAR; encoded by the coding sequence ATGCGCCTCACCATTCGAATTAATGGCAGCGAATCGGCGACCCCGCAATCCTTCGCGGTACTGTGGGTCGACACCGACGAAGGGCTGTGGTCGCGCGAGGCACATCAGGGCATCGATCTTCCAACCTGGGGCAAGGTCCGCGACGTCGAGGGTGCGATGGCGCTCTGCGCGGCCGACGGCGGCAATGCCGTCTGCCAGCTGCAAGGGCTGTCGTTCGGTGCGACGCAGCGCGAACAGGGTGCCGCAGTGCTCGCCGGCGACCATCCCGACGGCGCGTGGCGGCTGCAGGAAGTCGATCGCTGCACGACCCAGCCGGAATATCACGAATTCATTTCGGTTGCCCGATAA
- a CDS encoding fumarylacetoacetate hydrolase family protein, whose product MKTARVIYNGALHAAEPAGDGAIRLDTGRVLAEDAVAWLPPVAPRTTFALGLNYADHAKELAFKAPSEPLIFLKGPNTFIGHRSRTVRPADATHMHYECELAVVIGRPARNVRRAQALDYVAGYTVANDYAIRDYLENYYRPNLRVKNRDTCTPLGPWFVSRDEIGDAGDLTLRTTVNGEETQRGSTRDMIFDVPALIEHISGFMTLAPGDLILTGTPEGLADTKPGDEVVTEIEGIGRLVNTIVGEHDYYRAG is encoded by the coding sequence ATGAAAACCGCACGCGTGATCTACAACGGCGCATTGCATGCGGCCGAGCCGGCCGGCGACGGCGCGATCCGTCTCGATACGGGGCGCGTGCTCGCCGAGGACGCCGTCGCGTGGCTGCCGCCCGTCGCGCCGCGCACGACCTTCGCGCTCGGCCTGAACTACGCGGACCACGCGAAGGAACTCGCGTTCAAGGCGCCGAGCGAGCCGCTGATCTTCCTGAAGGGGCCGAACACGTTCATCGGTCACCGGTCGCGCACCGTGCGGCCGGCCGACGCGACGCACATGCACTACGAGTGCGAGCTGGCCGTCGTGATCGGCCGGCCTGCGCGCAACGTGCGCCGCGCGCAGGCGCTCGATTACGTCGCCGGCTACACGGTCGCGAACGACTACGCGATTCGCGACTATCTCGAGAACTACTACCGGCCGAACCTGCGCGTGAAGAACCGCGACACCTGCACGCCGCTCGGGCCGTGGTTCGTCAGCCGCGACGAAATCGGCGATGCGGGCGATCTCACGTTGCGCACGACGGTCAACGGCGAGGAGACGCAGCGCGGCAGCACGCGCGACATGATCTTCGACGTGCCGGCGCTGATCGAGCACATCAGCGGCTTCATGACGCTCGCGCCGGGCGACCTGATCCTGACCGGCACGCCGGAAGGGCTGGCCGATACGAAGCCGGGCGACGAGGTCGTCACCGAGATCGAAGGCATCGGCCGGCTCGTGAACACGATCGTCGGCGAGCACGACTACTATCGCGCCGGCTGA
- the hpaE gene encoding 5-carboxymethyl-2-hydroxymuconate semialdehyde dehydrogenase: protein MTIKHWIDGREVDSRETFTTLNPATGEAITEVASGGEAEVDAAVRAAKEAFPKWANTPAKERAKLMRKLGELIEKNVPTLAALETQDTGLPIAQTSKQLIPRASENFNFFAEVCVQMNGRTYPVDDQMLNYTLYQPVGVCALVSPWNVPFMTATWKTAPCLALGNTAVLKMSELSPLTADQLGRLALEAGIPRGVLNVVQGYGATAGDALVRHPDVRAVSFTGGTVTGKRIMERAGLKKYSMELGGKSPVLIFDDADFDRALDASLFTIFSINGERCTAGSRIFVQRTIYDRFVQEFSRRANNLVVGDPSDPATQLGAMITRQHWEKVTGYIRIGEQEGARIVAGGADKPAGLPDHLRNGNFVRPTVFADVDNRMRIAQEEIFGPVACLIPFEDEEEGLRLANDTAYGLASYIWTQDVGKVHRLARGIEAGMVFVNSQNVRDLRQPFGGVKESGTGREGGEYSFEVFAEIKNVCISMGSHHIPRWGV from the coding sequence ATGACCATCAAGCACTGGATCGACGGCCGCGAGGTCGACAGCCGAGAGACCTTCACGACGCTGAATCCCGCGACCGGCGAAGCGATCACCGAGGTTGCGTCGGGCGGCGAGGCCGAAGTCGACGCGGCCGTGCGCGCGGCGAAGGAAGCGTTCCCGAAGTGGGCCAATACGCCCGCGAAGGAGCGCGCGAAGCTGATGCGCAAGCTCGGCGAGCTGATCGAGAAGAACGTGCCGACGCTCGCGGCGCTGGAAACGCAGGACACCGGCCTGCCGATCGCGCAGACCAGCAAGCAGCTGATTCCGCGCGCGTCGGAGAACTTCAACTTCTTTGCGGAAGTCTGCGTGCAGATGAACGGCCGCACCTATCCGGTCGACGACCAGATGCTGAACTACACGCTGTACCAGCCGGTCGGCGTGTGCGCGCTGGTGTCGCCGTGGAACGTGCCGTTCATGACCGCGACGTGGAAAACGGCGCCGTGCCTCGCACTCGGCAACACGGCCGTGCTGAAGATGTCCGAGCTGTCGCCGCTGACGGCCGACCAGCTCGGCCGCCTCGCGCTCGAGGCGGGCATTCCGCGCGGCGTGCTGAACGTCGTGCAGGGCTACGGCGCGACGGCCGGCGATGCGCTGGTGCGGCATCCGGACGTGCGTGCGGTGTCGTTTACGGGCGGCACGGTCACGGGCAAGCGCATCATGGAGCGCGCGGGCCTGAAGAAGTATTCGATGGAACTCGGCGGCAAGTCGCCGGTGCTGATTTTCGACGACGCCGATTTCGACCGCGCGCTCGACGCGTCGCTGTTCACGATCTTCTCGATCAACGGCGAACGCTGCACCGCGGGCTCGCGGATCTTCGTGCAGCGCACGATCTACGATCGCTTCGTGCAGGAATTCTCGCGCCGCGCGAACAACCTCGTGGTCGGCGATCCGTCCGATCCGGCGACCCAGCTCGGCGCGATGATCACGCGCCAGCACTGGGAGAAGGTGACGGGCTACATCCGCATCGGCGAGCAGGAAGGCGCGCGGATCGTCGCCGGCGGCGCGGACAAGCCGGCGGGCCTGCCCGATCACCTGCGCAACGGCAACTTCGTGCGGCCGACCGTGTTCGCCGACGTCGACAACCGGATGCGCATCGCGCAGGAGGAAATCTTCGGGCCGGTCGCGTGCCTGATTCCGTTCGAGGACGAGGAAGAAGGGCTGCGGCTCGCGAACGACACGGCCTACGGGCTCGCGTCGTACATCTGGACGCAGGACGTCGGCAAGGTGCATCGTCTGGCGCGCGGCATCGAGGCCGGCATGGTGTTCGTGAACAGCCAGAACGTGCGCGACCTGCGCCAGCCGTTCGGCGGCGTGAAGGAGTCGGGCACCGGGCGCGAAGGCGGCGAGTACAGCTTCGAGGTGTTCGCGGAGATCAAGAACGTCTGCATCTCGATGGGCTCGCATCATATTCCGCGCTGGGGCGTGTGA
- a CDS encoding 5-carboxymethyl-2-hydroxymuconate Delta-isomerase, with product MPHIVVEYTANIRDDARIPALLRTINATLIAQGGVFPIGGIRSRAIELQDYCVADGSADDAFVHVTLKIGSGRSDAQKKAACDALFDAIKTHFAELYAKRYLALSMELTEFSESGTYKHNNIHARYKRAD from the coding sequence ATGCCCCATATCGTCGTTGAATACACCGCGAACATCCGCGACGACGCGCGCATTCCGGCGCTGCTGCGCACGATCAACGCGACGCTGATCGCACAGGGCGGCGTGTTTCCGATCGGCGGAATTCGCTCGCGCGCGATCGAGCTGCAGGACTACTGCGTCGCCGACGGCAGCGCCGACGACGCGTTCGTCCACGTGACGCTGAAGATCGGTTCGGGCCGCAGCGACGCGCAGAAAAAGGCCGCGTGCGACGCGCTGTTCGATGCGATCAAGACACATTTCGCCGAGCTGTATGCGAAGCGCTATCTCGCGCTGTCGATGGAGCTGACCGAGTTCAGCGAAAGCGGCACGTACAAGCACAACAACATCCATGCCCGCTACAAGCGGGCCGACTGA
- a CDS encoding peptidoglycan D,D-transpeptidase FtsI family protein has translation MSVKKKTHPADPYATATKHPMLASRLPMWRSKLIVIIVFLAFAALIARAFWVQVANQDFYVGQGQKRYQRTIELDAMRGRIVDRNGAMLAVSLSTYEIWANPKQVADTDYPQIAKLLDMPLAEVKRRLGNDKTFVLLKRQVDADTAGRLDKLAIDGITQIADSKRFYPEGESAAHVVGFTNVEDQGQEGVELAANQRLSGMSGQREVIRDRLGRIVSDTRPLVPAQHGATIELTIDRRIQQLAFSQLKAAVIENNALAGSVVVLDAQNGEILALANYPTFDPNDRARLTGQQLRNRAVIDTFEPGSTIKPLVVALSIDERKVTPNTIINTSPGTYKIGPAVIHDTSNHGSLTVAQALQKSSNVALAKLALNLPAETIWNKYQEYGIGRAPELTFPGVASGRLRSYKRWRPIEQATMAYGYGLSMSLLQIAQTYTAYAGDGTLHPVSLLKNGTDQQTIDAHRGHRVTSPQTAAAIRSMLEMAVGEGGTGRRARVDGYRIGGKTGTARKQVGASYAKGKYRALFAGMAPMSNPRLIVAVMIDEPRGKGYYGGTVAGPVFSSVTSGSLQLLGVPPDAPVEADKDAPPRKGPAPQKTVAAPKASAPAKTAGAAKPTAPVETAAQSGAAVQKKTAAG, from the coding sequence ATGAGCGTAAAAAAGAAGACCCACCCCGCCGATCCGTACGCGACCGCGACCAAGCATCCGATGCTCGCATCGCGCCTGCCGATGTGGCGCTCGAAGCTGATCGTGATCATCGTGTTCCTGGCGTTCGCCGCGCTGATCGCGCGCGCATTCTGGGTACAGGTCGCAAACCAGGACTTCTACGTCGGCCAGGGCCAGAAGCGCTACCAGCGCACGATCGAGCTCGACGCGATGCGCGGGCGCATCGTCGACCGCAACGGCGCGATGCTGGCGGTCAGCCTGTCGACCTATGAAATCTGGGCGAACCCGAAGCAGGTCGCCGACACCGACTACCCGCAGATCGCGAAGCTGCTCGACATGCCGCTCGCCGAAGTGAAGCGGCGGCTCGGCAACGACAAGACCTTCGTGCTGCTCAAGCGCCAGGTCGACGCCGATACCGCGGGCCGGCTCGACAAGCTCGCGATCGACGGCATCACGCAGATCGCCGATTCCAAGCGCTTCTATCCGGAAGGCGAATCGGCCGCGCACGTGGTCGGCTTCACGAACGTCGAGGACCAGGGCCAGGAAGGCGTCGAGCTCGCGGCGAACCAGCGCCTGTCGGGCATGTCCGGCCAGCGCGAGGTGATCCGCGACCGGCTCGGCCGCATCGTGTCGGACACGCGCCCGCTGGTGCCCGCGCAGCACGGCGCGACGATCGAGCTGACGATCGACCGGCGCATCCAGCAGCTCGCGTTCAGCCAGCTGAAGGCGGCGGTGATCGAGAACAACGCGCTGGCCGGCAGCGTCGTCGTGCTCGATGCGCAGAACGGCGAGATTCTCGCGCTCGCGAACTACCCGACCTTCGATCCGAACGACCGGGCACGCCTGACCGGCCAGCAGCTGCGCAACCGTGCGGTGATCGACACGTTCGAGCCCGGTTCGACGATCAAGCCGCTCGTCGTCGCGCTGTCGATCGACGAGCGCAAGGTCACGCCGAACACGATCATCAATACGTCGCCGGGCACCTACAAGATCGGCCCGGCCGTGATCCACGACACGTCGAACCACGGCTCGCTGACCGTGGCGCAGGCGCTGCAGAAGTCGAGCAACGTCGCGCTCGCGAAACTGGCCCTGAACCTGCCGGCCGAAACGATCTGGAACAAATATCAGGAATACGGGATCGGCCGCGCGCCGGAGCTGACCTTCCCCGGCGTCGCGTCGGGCCGGCTGCGCAGCTACAAGCGCTGGCGCCCGATCGAGCAGGCGACGATGGCGTACGGCTACGGGCTGTCGATGTCGCTGCTGCAGATCGCGCAGACCTACACCGCCTATGCGGGCGACGGCACGCTGCATCCGGTGTCGCTGCTGAAGAACGGCACCGACCAGCAGACGATCGACGCGCATCGCGGCCATCGCGTGACGTCGCCGCAGACGGCCGCCGCGATTCGCTCGATGCTGGAGATGGCGGTCGGCGAAGGCGGCACGGGGCGCCGCGCGCGCGTCGACGGCTACCGGATCGGCGGCAAGACCGGCACCGCGCGCAAGCAGGTCGGCGCGAGCTATGCGAAGGGCAAGTACCGCGCGCTGTTCGCCGGCATGGCGCCGATGAGCAACCCGCGCCTGATCGTCGCGGTGATGATCGACGAGCCGCGCGGCAAGGGCTACTATGGCGGCACGGTGGCCGGGCCGGTGTTCTCGTCAGTCACGAGCGGCTCGCTGCAGCTGCTCGGCGTGCCGCCCGATGCGCCGGTCGAAGCCGATAAGGATGCGCCGCCCAGAAAGGGGCCGGCGCCGCAGAAGACGGTCGCCGCGCCGAAGGCGAGCGCGCCCGCCAAAACCGCAGGCGCCGCGAAGCCCACTGCGCCGGTCGAAACGGCCGCGCAATCCGGCGCGGCCGTGCAGAAGAAAACGGCGGCGGGCTGA
- a CDS encoding cation:proton antiporter → MPHDVSLIALLAAGFGLAMIFGYLASLLKMPPLVGYLLAGIVIGPGTPGFVGDLSLSQQLAEVGVMLLMFGVGLHFSLGDLLAVRKIALPGAIVQITVATLLGGGLALTWGWSVGAALVFGLALSVASTVVLLRALEGRGLVETVNGRIAVGWLVVEDLVMVLVLVLLPPVAGLLGGTLPGGEHAAGGNLWSALGITMLKVAAFIALMLVVGKRVFPRILWLVARTGSRELFTLCMIAAAVGIAFGAAKLFDVSFALGAFFAGMMMRESEFSRRAADETLPLRDAFSVLFFISVGMLFDPKVLLDEPLHVIEVAAIVLIGKTLAAVALVVAFRYPLNTALIVGAGLAQIGEFSFILAGLGHSLGLLSSEGQNLILAVALISIALNSVAFAAIEPGLAWIRKRSAFARRLEARDDPLAALPMSTPHTHLTGQVVIVGYGKVGTRIAHALDEHGIAYVVVEQNREIVEKLRAGGVAAVSGDAIEPIVLVQAHIARAGMLVVTLPDVFDVRQIVEISRTLNPALEVVLCTNSGDEAALLASEGIGTVFMSETELARGMTEHVLGRMAKPVAASH, encoded by the coding sequence ATGCCTCATGACGTCAGCCTGATTGCACTGCTCGCGGCCGGTTTCGGTCTCGCGATGATCTTCGGCTATCTCGCATCGCTGCTGAAAATGCCGCCGCTCGTCGGCTACCTGCTGGCCGGGATCGTGATCGGTCCGGGCACGCCCGGCTTCGTCGGCGACCTGTCGCTGTCGCAGCAGCTCGCCGAGGTCGGCGTGATGCTGCTGATGTTCGGCGTCGGCCTGCATTTCTCGCTCGGCGATCTGCTCGCGGTGCGCAAGATCGCGCTGCCGGGCGCGATCGTGCAGATCACCGTGGCGACGCTGCTCGGTGGCGGCCTCGCGCTCACGTGGGGCTGGAGCGTCGGCGCGGCGCTCGTGTTCGGGCTGGCGCTGTCGGTCGCGAGCACGGTCGTGCTGCTGCGCGCGCTCGAAGGGCGCGGGCTCGTCGAGACGGTCAACGGGCGCATCGCGGTCGGCTGGCTCGTCGTCGAGGATCTCGTGATGGTGCTCGTTCTCGTGCTGCTGCCGCCCGTCGCGGGGCTGCTCGGCGGCACGCTGCCGGGCGGCGAGCACGCGGCCGGCGGCAATCTCTGGAGCGCGCTCGGCATCACGATGCTGAAGGTCGCGGCGTTCATCGCGCTGATGCTGGTGGTCGGCAAGCGCGTGTTTCCGCGCATTCTGTGGCTCGTCGCGCGCACCGGCTCGCGCGAGCTGTTCACGCTGTGCATGATCGCGGCCGCGGTCGGCATCGCGTTCGGCGCGGCCAAGCTGTTCGACGTCTCGTTCGCGCTCGGCGCGTTCTTTGCCGGCATGATGATGCGCGAGTCGGAGTTCAGCCGGCGCGCGGCCGACGAGACCTTGCCGCTGCGCGACGCATTCTCGGTGCTGTTCTTCATTTCGGTCGGCATGCTGTTCGACCCGAAGGTGCTGCTGGACGAACCGCTGCACGTGATCGAAGTCGCGGCGATCGTGCTGATCGGCAAGACGCTCGCCGCCGTCGCGCTGGTGGTCGCGTTCCGCTATCCGCTCAACACCGCGCTGATCGTCGGCGCGGGGCTCGCGCAGATCGGCGAATTCTCGTTCATCCTCGCCGGGCTCGGGCACTCGCTCGGCCTGTTGTCGTCCGAAGGGCAGAACCTGATTCTCGCGGTCGCGCTGATCTCGATCGCGCTGAACTCGGTCGCGTTCGCGGCGATCGAGCCCGGGCTCGCGTGGATCCGCAAGCGCTCGGCATTCGCGCGCCGGCTCGAGGCGCGCGACGATCCGCTCGCCGCACTGCCGATGTCGACGCCGCACACGCACCTGACGGGGCAGGTCGTGATCGTCGGCTACGGCAAGGTCGGCACGCGCATCGCGCATGCGCTCGACGAGCACGGGATCGCGTACGTGGTGGTCGAGCAGAACCGCGAGATCGTCGAGAAGCTGCGCGCGGGCGGCGTCGCGGCCGTGTCGGGCGACGCGATCGAGCCGATCGTGCTGGTGCAGGCGCACATTGCACGGGCGGGCATGCTGGTCGTCACGTTGCCCGACGTGTTCGACGTGCGGCAGATCGTCGAGATCTCGCGCACGCTCAATCCGGCGCTCGAGGTCGTGCTGTGCACGAACAGCGGCGACGAAGCCGCGCTGCTGGCGAGCGAAGGGATCGGCACCGTGTTCATGAGCGAGACCGAACTCGCGCGCGGGATGACCGAGCACGTGCTCGGCCGGATGGCGAAGCCGGTCGCGGCGTCGCATTGA
- the hpaH gene encoding 2-oxo-hept-4-ene-1,7-dioate hydratase → MLDTAIIDQLARRLHDAERERKQIRQISLDHPDITIDDAYAIQRAWVALKLAEGRTLKGHKIGLTSKAMQNTSQIDEPDYGALLDDMFFDDGGTIPTGRFIVPRVEVELAFVLGKRLSGPDCTIFDVYDAVDYVVPALEIIDARSQSIDPDTQRPRKVFDTIADNAANAGVVIGGRPVKPQDVDLRWVAAIMSRNGVVEETGVAAGVLNHPANGVAWLANRLARFDVALEPGQIVLGGSFTRPCAARPGDTFSVDYGPLGTIQCYFG, encoded by the coding sequence ATGCTCGACACCGCCATCATCGACCAGCTCGCCCGCCGCCTGCACGACGCCGAGCGCGAGCGCAAGCAGATCCGCCAGATCTCGCTCGACCATCCCGACATCACGATCGACGACGCGTATGCGATCCAGCGCGCGTGGGTCGCGCTGAAGCTCGCGGAAGGCCGCACGCTGAAAGGGCACAAGATCGGCCTGACGTCGAAGGCGATGCAGAACACGTCGCAGATCGACGAGCCCGACTACGGCGCGCTGCTCGACGACATGTTCTTCGACGACGGCGGCACGATTCCGACCGGCCGCTTCATCGTGCCGCGCGTCGAGGTCGAGCTCGCATTCGTGCTCGGCAAGCGCTTGAGCGGCCCGGACTGCACGATCTTCGATGTGTACGACGCCGTCGACTACGTGGTGCCCGCGCTCGAGATCATCGACGCGCGCAGCCAGTCGATCGATCCCGACACGCAGCGGCCGCGCAAGGTGTTCGACACGATCGCCGACAACGCGGCGAACGCGGGCGTCGTGATCGGCGGGCGGCCCGTGAAGCCGCAGGACGTCGACCTGCGCTGGGTCGCGGCGATCATGTCGCGCAACGGCGTGGTCGAGGAAACGGGCGTCGCGGCCGGCGTGCTGAACCATCCGGCCAACGGCGTCGCGTGGCTCGCGAACCGGCTGGCGCGCTTCGACGTCGCGCTGGAGCCGGGCCAGATCGTGCTCGGCGGATCGTTCACGCGGCCGTGCGCGGCGCGGCCGGGCGATACGTTCAGCGTCGACTACGGCCCGCTCGGGACGATTCAGTGCTACTTCGGGTGA